CAATAATTGCCGGGGCTGCTGGAATAAACATTTATGCGGCCCAGCTCCTTGCCATGGTTTTGGTGTGGATCTCGATAACCATTGCTGTTGCAGTCCTCCGCCGGGCCATAAGAGGCCTGCTGTCCGCAGTCAGCTTAAACGGCATCGACAGGCTGCTGGGGGTATTCTCGGGCCTGCTCAAAACAGTCATCTTCATCTATGTCGTGCTTATCGGCGGCCTGCTGATGGCTCCGGTAGTCAATCCTACATGGATGACCGAAAGCGACACGCTTCGCTATGCCGGGCGGCATTGGACAGAGGTTCGGCAGATACTCGTGGACTTCAAACTCCTGCCGCATGCTGCGGAGCTTCCGAGCGGCACGCTCGAACAGATACTGCGGCCGTACCGCACCGGCAGCGGCGGCCCTGAGGGGTATGTCCCCGGCAGCGGCAGAACACACATTATGCGGCACATCGGAGATAGGGTCTGACCTCAATGTTTGCAGAGCATACGGCTTACCATAGCCTTGAGATACAAAAAATCATAGAGCTTATCACTAAACACTGCAGAAGCGAACTCGGTGTGGCCGCTGCTTGCCGGATAGTGCCGGCACAGGATATGGACGGCCTTCGCAGGAGACAGGAGCTTTTTAACTCGGTTGAGGGATACAGGGCTTCAAAGGGCGAGCTTCCCTGGAATAATAGGATAGCGCCAGTGGGGGAGCTTCTGGAGGAAGCTGCCGAGGCAGGGTTCCTTACCGGCGAAGAGCTTCTTAAAATACGCATAGTGCTGGCCTTGTCAATGCAGCTCAGGGAAACATTAAACTCGGAAAAGGGATCCTTTCCGTCCTTTTCAATGCTGGTGCGCGATCTGCGCGATTTCACAGAAGAAATAGGGGCCCTGTCTGTCCTGGATGATGACGGGCGTCTCTACGACTCTGCGTCGGAGAAATTACGCGATGTCCGTGCGGCAATGCGCACGCTTCGGGAGACGATCCGCCGCAAGGGGCACGCCATGCTCAATGATCCGGCCATCTCAGGGATGCTTCAGGAACGCGTGCTTGCTCTGCGCAACGGAAGGCACGCGTTCGTTGTCAGGCAGGATGCGCTCAGTACGTTCCCCGGGATCGTAGTCGACCGTTCCGGTTCCGGCAGCAGCGTCTACATGGAGCCGCACTCACTTATCATACTCAACAACGAATACAGCTCTAACCACAGCGCGGAGATGCACGAAGAACAGCGGATACTGAGAAGCCTGACCGCTAAGATGCTTGCAAAAAGAAAGGGCATTTTGGATGCCGAGGCAGTGCTGGGTACTATTGACCTCTTCTATGCCCTGTCCGAGAAAAAACGCATTGACAGGTGGAACATGCCTGAGATTTTGCCGCGCAAAAGTTTTAATTTCTGCGGCGCAAGGCATCCGCTGCTCTTTGAGCGGGCTGTGCCTATCGATATAAGCTGTGGTGATAAATTCAAAATACTTGTGATAACAGGCCCCAACACCGGAGGTAAGACAGTGGCGCTGAAAACTGTCGGAGTCTGTATTATTCTGGGCTGGATGGGGTTTCCGATACCGGCTTCTGAGGGGTCTCAGCTTGGCGACATAGGAGAACTCTTTGTCGATATAGGTGACGAACAGAGCATAGAGCAGAGCCTGTCGACGTTCAGCGCGCATATAACGCACATAGCGGAGATACTTGGCATGGTCACTGACCGCTCGGTAGTCCTGCTTGACGAGCTTGGGGCCGGAACAGACCCGGATGAGGGCGCTGCGCTTGGCATCGCGCTTCTGGACTGGCTGCGCGAAAAAAGAGTGCTTGTGCTCGCCACTACCCACCACAACCCGATAAAACGATTTGCGCTTGCGACTGATTCCATCGAGACTGCAAGCGTTGAATTCGATACTGCGACCCTCTCTCCCACCTATCGCATTTTGATAGGCATTCCGGGGCGCAGCAATGCGCTTCTCATTGCAGGCAAGCTTGGGATGCCGGAGGCCATAATCAGGAGGGCGCAGTCGGCGATGAGCGGAAGTGAAGTATCTATGGAAGACCTTATAGGAGAGCTTCATGAAAAACGTGCCGCGCTTGAAAGGGAAAACAGGGAGGTAGAGGCCTCACGCAAAAAATTGGAAGCTCTCAAGGCAGACTACGAATCACGGATAAAGGCAATAGAAGAAAAACGTGAAGAGCTTATAGCGGGCGCCGATAAAAAAGCACTCAGCATAGTGCGTAATGCGGAAAATTCGGCGCGAGCCCTCATAAAAAACATGGAGACAGCAGAGGCGGAATCATCTGCCAGACGTGAGCTGGAGAAAAAACGCAGCCACTTTGCCATCATAGAAAAATCCGCGTTAAGGCGTGAGGATAAAAAGATTGCCAGGCAGTCCGTAGCCGTGTCTGCGGATGTGCTTAAAGCTGGGGATGCGGTCCAGATAATAGGGACGAAGGGGATAGCCTATGTGCTTGAGCTAAGGGGCAAAAAAGTGCTTGTGCAGGCCGGTGCGGCGGAAGTTGAAGTCCCGCTTGCAAAGCTTGCGCGTGTCGCACAAAGTGCAATTCCAGCCGCCGCTGCGCCTGTTCAGATAA
Above is a genomic segment from Synergistaceae bacterium containing:
- a CDS encoding Smr/MutS family protein, translating into MFAEHTAYHSLEIQKIIELITKHCRSELGVAAACRIVPAQDMDGLRRRQELFNSVEGYRASKGELPWNNRIAPVGELLEEAAEAGFLTGEELLKIRIVLALSMQLRETLNSEKGSFPSFSMLVRDLRDFTEEIGALSVLDDDGRLYDSASEKLRDVRAAMRTLRETIRRKGHAMLNDPAISGMLQERVLALRNGRHAFVVRQDALSTFPGIVVDRSGSGSSVYMEPHSLIILNNEYSSNHSAEMHEEQRILRSLTAKMLAKRKGILDAEAVLGTIDLFYALSEKKRIDRWNMPEILPRKSFNFCGARHPLLFERAVPIDISCGDKFKILVITGPNTGGKTVALKTVGVCIILGWMGFPIPASEGSQLGDIGELFVDIGDEQSIEQSLSTFSAHITHIAEILGMVTDRSVVLLDELGAGTDPDEGAALGIALLDWLREKRVLVLATTHHNPIKRFALATDSIETASVEFDTATLSPTYRILIGIPGRSNALLIAGKLGMPEAIIRRAQSAMSGSEVSMEDLIGELHEKRAALERENREVEASRKKLEALKADYESRIKAIEEKREELIAGADKKALSIVRNAENSARALIKNMETAEAESSARRELEKKRSHFAIIEKSALRREDKKIARQSVAVSADVLKAGDAVQIIGTKGIAYVLELRGKKVLVQAGAAEVEVPLAKLARVAQSAIPAAAAPVQIKVSRPVGVPSSIMVRGMTIDEALPMVEQYLDQAYRAGYDTVTVIHGRGEGILRREVQALCKRIPYVIEHNLGGPGEGGYGVTIVRFRR
- a CDS encoding CvpA family protein, with protein sequence MSIVGWHVIDIFFIFLGCYFVIRGCFRGFVGEMLNLAGFIGAIYVSFKFSGVLGSIIAGAAGINIYAAQLLAMVLVWISITIAVAVLRRAIRGLLSAVSLNGIDRLLGVFSGLLKTVIFIYVVLIGGLLMAPVVNPTWMTESDTLRYAGRHWTEVRQILVDFKLLPHAAELPSGTLEQILRPYRTGSGGPEGYVPGSGRTHIMRHIGDRV